A genome region from Thermomicrobiales bacterium includes the following:
- a CDS encoding exonuclease domain-containing protein — MDRAIACIEEHDGAIDETLLIARVFGNATNAALWRPLLRNVLAQHPAARLRPDGLWTTRTTPDVVTFPDEFVVLDVETTGLKPSHQRVIEVGLIRVSPHGSPLRWSSLVNPGRKVPDYIRTLTSIDDHMLAGAPEFRSIAPTIVEIIGDLPVIGHNVEFDLAFVNAEMVRAGLPKLVNQSIDTLALASTLVSEARRLNLGDVARALGVQSKEAHRALADASTTLDVFGALLARARTQGLTSLDDLTSMNQKRRAPVPVQRPVGRARSILDRGHLDGIPHAPGVYIMRDGAGSVIYVGKARDLRKRVSSYYSQPLGYTRKMDGLIQTLERIDVEVVGCELEALVLESQLIRRYRPRFNVVQRNVEQYVYVRVDVSNPWPRVTVARDRANDGATYFGPFRAASSARKAVALVNDTLPLRTCRRSFMDKRSYGSPCLELSLNRCLGPCIGQADPELYREYVYDVLEFFRGDDRRLIKRLHTKLEDTVASLDFERAATLRDRIKQVETLAREQRGLDDVAQHRQALLVLPGIETGTRTVWYLLNGRRWAALTVNDDETARDLAVRFEPIHQRATLAADGFLPDHHAVDEMAILARWMRRTPNHEAYIPLDDRTVDDGCIQILGVDLSVPFGEGSGGEEADDTGATEYDSVATVCTDTSASLGG; from the coding sequence GTGGATCGGGCGATTGCCTGCATTGAAGAGCACGATGGTGCAATCGATGAAACGTTGCTGATTGCCCGCGTGTTCGGCAACGCGACGAACGCCGCGTTGTGGCGACCGTTGCTGCGCAACGTCCTCGCTCAGCATCCCGCGGCTCGATTGCGCCCTGATGGCCTCTGGACAACGCGCACCACACCAGACGTTGTCACGTTTCCTGATGAATTTGTCGTACTGGATGTGGAGACAACCGGGCTGAAGCCGAGCCATCAGCGCGTCATCGAGGTTGGGCTCATCCGGGTTTCGCCGCATGGTTCGCCGCTACGTTGGTCTTCGCTGGTGAATCCCGGTCGCAAGGTCCCCGATTACATTCGCACGCTGACGAGCATCGACGATCACATGCTCGCCGGTGCGCCGGAGTTTCGCTCGATTGCGCCGACGATCGTCGAGATTATTGGTGACCTGCCTGTCATCGGACACAATGTTGAGTTCGACCTGGCGTTCGTCAATGCCGAGATGGTGCGCGCAGGTCTGCCCAAGCTGGTCAATCAGAGCATCGACACGCTGGCTCTCGCCTCGACGCTGGTGTCGGAGGCTCGGCGGTTGAACCTCGGAGATGTCGCTCGAGCGCTCGGGGTGCAGAGCAAGGAGGCGCACCGGGCGTTGGCGGATGCTTCGACGACGCTCGACGTATTCGGTGCGCTACTGGCGCGCGCTCGAACACAGGGGCTCACGTCGCTCGACGACCTCACGAGTATGAATCAGAAGCGGCGCGCGCCGGTACCGGTTCAACGGCCGGTGGGCCGCGCCCGCTCGATTCTCGATCGTGGGCACCTGGACGGCATCCCGCACGCCCCGGGTGTCTACATCATGCGCGATGGCGCGGGCTCGGTGATCTACGTCGGCAAGGCGCGCGACCTGCGCAAGCGCGTCTCCTCGTACTATTCGCAGCCGCTTGGCTACACGCGCAAGATGGACGGCCTGATTCAGACGCTGGAGCGGATTGATGTTGAAGTTGTCGGCTGCGAGCTGGAAGCGCTGGTCCTGGAATCCCAGCTCATTCGCCGCTATCGACCACGGTTCAATGTCGTCCAGCGGAATGTCGAGCAGTACGTCTATGTGCGTGTCGATGTGTCGAACCCGTGGCCGCGTGTGACGGTCGCCCGCGACCGTGCCAACGATGGAGCGACGTATTTCGGACCATTCAGGGCAGCGTCGAGTGCACGCAAGGCGGTTGCGCTGGTCAACGATACGCTGCCACTCCGCACCTGCCGCCGCTCGTTCATGGACAAGCGCTCATATGGCTCGCCCTGCCTGGAGCTGAGCCTGAACCGCTGTCTCGGACCGTGTATCGGTCAGGCAGACCCGGAACTCTATCGTGAGTATGTTTATGATGTGCTGGAATTCTTCCGCGGGGACGATCGTCGGCTGATCAAGCGACTCCACACCAAGCTGGAAGACACGGTCGCGTCGTTGGATTTTGAGCGCGCCGCCACACTCCGCGACCGCATCAAGCAGGTCGAAACGCTCGCGCGCGAGCAGCGTGGGCTGGATGATGTGGCACAGCATCGGCAGGCGTTGCTTGTGCTGCCGGGCATTGAGACCGGAACGCGAACCGTGTGGTACCTGCTCAACGGTCGGCGCTGGGCGGCGCTCACGGTGAATGATGACGAGACGGCGCGGGATCTCGCCGTCCGCTTTGAGCCGATCCATCAGCGCGCGACGCTGGCCGCCGACGGCTTCCTGCCCGATCACCACGCTGTCGATGAGATGGCAATACTGGCCCGGTGGATGCGGCGTACTCCGAATCACGAAGCGTACATCCCATTAGACGACAGAACGGTTGATGACGGCTGCATCCAGATATTGGGGGTCGATCTGTCAGTACCGTTCGGGGAAGGCTCAGGCGGCGAGGAGGCTGACGATACCGGTGCGACGGAGTACGATAGTGTAGCGACAGTATGTACGGACACTTCTGCGTCGCTCGGGGGGTGA